In a single window of the Acidobacteriota bacterium genome:
- a CDS encoding glycosyltransferase family 39 protein, which yields MAKKKKTQKAQPQQQQKATAVEKSSGGAALALPSFKIDDKTWMISAVVITAISALLRFVMLAIKPLHHDEGVNGFFLTNLVRDGAYRYDPSNYHGPTLYYLSLPFVKLFGLETVPIRVSVAIFGVLCVVLVFYLRRYLGDLGTLFAALFMALSPGLVYISRYFIHEIFFIFLAMGIAVAIVLYIEGKKAGPGAVAWMALILFTCFVPSAMAVSSYIDKDNTGLLWAVRIGLLVVNALLSYFIVRSLLNWDEGRPMYLILASACVSLMFATKETAFITLGTMAIACVSVYIWRLIRFSKAFETNITTIIIVGCAILAAGGVYYSSYISDALKWMGDVFMPADVSKQDNFSYFTILFLIFASIAAWAMFLNESRKTNHTELTEPADMTLGGFRSALGSGTTMYLALIAAAVLFAYIWILFFSSFFTFADGIKKSFEAYAIWTKTGNRDHTMNGPFAYLKWGMRIEAPILLFSAIGAFVALLKGKHRFAMFAAFWAWGLFVAYTIIPYKTPWLAISFLMPMCLVAGYAIGEMLDAKTQILRLAAVVLAIAGTSLLTYQTYQLNFQFYDDDRMPYVYAHTKRGFLDMVDNIEKFADKSGKGKEAVVEIVSPDYWPLTWYMLEYKANFHGRPVDANTAEMIVAKKDAQDALLLQKYANHYKWLDVYPLRPGVNLVLLVRNDIAPAEAKDISKLPEYKTIPGYTQ from the coding sequence ATGGCAAAAAAGAAGAAGACACAGAAGGCGCAGCCGCAACAGCAACAAAAGGCGACAGCGGTTGAGAAGAGTTCGGGCGGTGCGGCACTGGCACTGCCCTCGTTCAAGATAGACGACAAAACGTGGATGATCTCGGCGGTCGTCATTACGGCCATTTCGGCGTTGCTGCGTTTCGTGATGCTGGCCATCAAGCCGCTGCATCACGACGAGGGCGTCAACGGATTTTTCCTTACCAATCTTGTCCGCGACGGAGCATATCGCTACGATCCGTCAAATTATCACGGGCCGACGCTCTATTATCTCTCGCTTCCGTTCGTCAAACTCTTTGGGCTTGAAACGGTGCCCATCCGTGTCAGCGTCGCGATATTCGGCGTGTTGTGCGTAGTTCTGGTGTTTTATTTGCGGCGGTATCTGGGCGACCTCGGTACACTTTTCGCGGCGCTTTTCATGGCACTTTCGCCGGGGCTTGTTTACATCTCGCGATACTTCATTCACGAGATATTTTTCATCTTTCTCGCGATGGGCATCGCTGTCGCGATAGTGCTTTACATCGAGGGCAAAAAGGCGGGTCCCGGAGCCGTCGCGTGGATGGCGTTGATTTTGTTCACGTGTTTCGTGCCGTCGGCGATGGCAGTCTCGTCTTACATCGACAAAGACAACACCGGATTGCTTTGGGCGGTTCGCATCGGCCTTCTGGTCGTCAACGCTCTGCTTTCCTATTTCATCGTCCGATCGCTGCTGAACTGGGACGAAGGCAGGCCGATGTATCTCATCTTGGCATCGGCGTGTGTATCGCTGATGTTCGCGACGAAAGAGACGGCGTTCATCACGCTCGGCACGATGGCCATCGCCTGCGTCAGCGTATACATTTGGCGGCTCATTCGTTTCAGCAAGGCGTTTGAAACCAACATAACCACAATTATTATCGTCGGCTGCGCGATATTGGCTGCGGGCGGCGTTTACTACTCGTCCTACATTTCTGACGCTCTGAAATGGATGGGTGATGTTTTCATGCCGGCGGATGTCAGCAAGCAGGACAACTTCTCTTATTTCACCATCCTGTTCCTGATCTTTGCGTCGATAGCGGCGTGGGCAATGTTCCTGAATGAAAGCCGCAAAACGAATCACACCGAACTGACAGAGCCGGCGGACATGACGCTCGGCGGTTTTCGAAGTGCCCTCGGCAGCGGTACCACCATGTATCTGGCGTTGATCGCCGCGGCGGTGTTGTTCGCGTATATTTGGATTTTGTTCTTCTCGTCGTTCTTTACGTTCGCTGACGGCATCAAGAAATCGTTCGAGGCATACGCCATCTGGACGAAGACCGGCAACCGCGACCATACGATGAACGGGCCGTTCGCATATCTGAAGTGGGGAATGCGCATAGAGGCGCCGATATTGCTATTTTCAGCGATCGGGGCATTTGTCGCCCTTCTCAAAGGCAAGCATCGATTCGCCATGTTTGCGGCATTTTGGGCTTGGGGCCTGTTCGTCGCTTACACCATCATTCCGTATAAAACGCCGTGGCTCGCGATCAGTTTTCTGATGCCGATGTGTCTCGTCGCAGGCTACGCCATCGGCGAAATGCTGGATGCAAAGACACAGATACTGCGGCTGGCTGCCGTTGTTCTCGCCATCGCGGGAACCTCGCTGCTGACCTATCAGACGTATCAGCTCAATTTCCAATTCTATGACGACGACCGCATGCCGTACGTATATGCGCACACCAAACGCGGTTTCCTCGACATGGTTGACAACATCGAGAAATTTGCCGACAAGAGCGGCAAAGGCAAAGAGGCCGTCGTTGAGATAGTCTCGCCCGACTACTGGCCGCTGACCTGGTATATGCTCGAATATAAGGCGAATTTCCACGGCAGGCCGGTCGATGCCAACACCGCGGAAATGATAGTCGCCAAGAAGGACGCGCAGGACGCTCTGCTGCTCCAAAAATACGCCAATCATTACAAATGGCTCGACGTCTATCCGCTGCGGCCGGGCGTCAATCTTGTCCTGCTGGTCAGGAACGACATCGCACCGGCCGAGGCAAAGGACATTTCGAAACTTCCGGAATACAAGACAATTCCGGGCTATACGCAGTAG
- a CDS encoding amidohydrolase produces MFRKFAVVLMMTACAVVSAQAKDMSAEIDAAAQKILPKVIEWRRHLHKYPELGNREVKTAKFIETELRRLGIEVKTGIAVTGVVGIIRGGQPGPVIALRADMDGLPVTERADLPYRSVEKGVYNGQTVGVMHACGHDTHVAMLLGAANVLVGMKDKIKGTVILVFQPAEEGPPAGEEGGAYLMVKEGVLENPKVEAIFGIHISAGMPIGRIAYKSGAAMASSDWFTIKIKGQQTHGAYPWMGNDPIAVATQIYTGLQMIVSRRTNLTASPAVITVGRISGGVRENIIPEEVTMAGTIRALDRDIQRDIHEKMRLTVAKIAESVGTTAELTIFNAAPITYNEPGLTRRMVPSLEKAAGKDRVFEANWVTGAEDFAFFQEKVPGMYFWVGGMAPGTDPAKTAHHTPDFVVDDSRLDVGVKAFCNIVFDYPAK; encoded by the coding sequence ATGTTTAGAAAGTTCGCCGTTGTTCTGATGATGACCGCGTGCGCCGTTGTGTCGGCGCAGGCAAAGGATATGAGTGCGGAAATTGACGCCGCCGCACAAAAGATACTGCCAAAGGTGATCGAATGGCGGCGTCATCTGCACAAGTATCCTGAACTCGGCAACCGCGAGGTCAAGACAGCGAAATTCATCGAGACCGAGCTTCGCCGCCTCGGTATCGAGGTCAAAACGGGCATCGCGGTCACGGGGGTTGTCGGCATCATCCGCGGCGGACAGCCGGGACCTGTCATAGCTCTACGGGCGGACATGGACGGCCTGCCGGTCACAGAACGTGCCGATCTGCCGTACAGGTCGGTCGAAAAAGGCGTGTACAACGGCCAGACGGTCGGCGTGATGCATGCCTGCGGCCATGACACCCATGTGGCGATGCTGCTCGGAGCGGCAAACGTGCTCGTCGGCATGAAGGACAAGATCAAAGGTACTGTCATTCTCGTTTTTCAGCCCGCCGAAGAAGGCCCGCCGGCAGGCGAGGAAGGCGGAGCGTACCTGATGGTCAAAGAAGGCGTTCTGGAAAACCCGAAGGTGGAAGCGATATTTGGAATTCACATCAGTGCCGGTATGCCGATCGGCCGGATCGCGTACAAGTCAGGAGCCGCGATGGCATCGAGCGATTGGTTCACTATCAAGATCAAAGGCCAACAAACGCACGGAGCCTACCCCTGGATGGGCAATGATCCAATTGCCGTCGCTACGCAGATATACACGGGCCTACAAATGATCGTCTCACGGCGGACGAACCTTACCGCGTCGCCGGCGGTGATAACGGTCGGCCGCATCAGCGGCGGCGTCCGCGAGAATATCATCCCCGAAGAAGTAACGATGGCCGGCACCATCCGCGCGCTTGATCGCGACATACAGCGCGACATACATGAAAAGATGCGTCTTACCGTGGCCAAAATAGCCGAGAGCGTCGGCACGACCGCTGAGCTGACGATCTTCAATGCCGCTCCGATAACCTACAACGAGCCCGGACTTACACGCCGCATGGTGCCGTCCTTGGAAAAGGCCGCGGGCAAGGACCGCGTGTTCGAGGCCAACTGGGTAACAGGGGCTGAGGATTTTGCTTTCTTTCAGGAAAAAGTGCCCGGAATGTATTTCTGGGTCGGCGGCATGGCACCCGGAACCGATCCTGCGAAAACAGCCCATCACACGCCCGACTTCGTCGTTGACGACAGCCGCCTCGACGTCGGCGTAAAGGCTTTCTGCAACATAGTTTTCGACTATCCGGCAAAATAG
- the dps gene encoding DNA starvation/stationary phase protection protein Dps — protein sequence MHTTKIDIPLETREKVVEILNQRLADAFDLRSQAKQAHWNVKGMNFISLHELFDQVAALMEPHIDDIAERVTTLGGTARGTVRVAAQNSSLAEYPLEITDGADHVDALSSALADLGKKVRADIDATDELGDKDTADLLTGVSRTVDKMLWFVEAHRQ from the coding sequence ATGCATACCACAAAGATAGACATTCCGCTGGAGACCCGCGAAAAGGTCGTCGAGATATTGAATCAACGCCTCGCGGACGCCTTTGACCTGAGATCGCAGGCAAAGCAGGCACATTGGAACGTTAAGGGAATGAATTTCATTTCCCTGCACGAGCTATTCGATCAGGTAGCAGCATTGATGGAGCCGCACATCGACGATATCGCCGAACGTGTAACAACGCTCGGCGGTACCGCCCGCGGCACGGTTCGCGTAGCGGCGCAGAATTCGTCGCTGGCCGAATATCCGCTTGAGATCACTGACGGTGCCGATCACGTCGATGCACTGTCGTCCGCGTTGGCGGACCTCGGCAAAAAGGTGCGCGCCGACATCGATGCAACAGATGAACTGGGCGACAAAGATACCGCAGACCTCCTCACGGGCGTCTCACGAACAGTGGACAAAATGCTGTGGTTCGTTGAGGCGCATAGACAGTAA
- a CDS encoding type II secretion system protein — protein MKRNRNGELGMTLIALMGTMAVFAVALLAVAPSVYTEIQREKELEAIRRGEEVAEAIRQYVEFYGGGKLPTSMDELLEGLPAGTKKRQILRPSAAVDPLSEDGRWRLIKPDPNSIGSFARRVQNYNGGLLPANPSPLFDKFAVQFVSVLNTELDSDNEGDSSFDMDFDNTPFIGVASQSLSKSIITYYGIENHSRWVFTPLFRGSGRNVTQSPQTIRNPPVRE, from the coding sequence TTGAAAAGAAACCGTAATGGCGAACTCGGAATGACGCTGATCGCCCTGATGGGCACCATGGCGGTCTTTGCCGTGGCGCTGCTCGCAGTTGCTCCGTCGGTCTACACAGAGATCCAGCGAGAAAAGGAACTTGAGGCCATCCGCCGCGGCGAAGAGGTCGCTGAGGCGATCCGTCAGTACGTCGAATTCTATGGCGGCGGCAAGCTGCCGACCTCGATGGACGAGCTTCTGGAAGGTTTGCCCGCCGGCACGAAAAAGCGGCAGATCCTGCGCCCCTCGGCAGCCGTCGATCCGCTGAGCGAAGACGGCCGCTGGCGGCTGATAAAACCTGACCCCAATTCCATCGGCAGCTTTGCTCGCCGCGTACAGAACTATAACGGCGGCCTGCTGCCGGCAAACCCGAGCCCGCTTTTCGACAAATTCGCGGTTCAGTTCGTAAGTGTTCTGAATACGGAACTGGACAGCGACAATGAAGGCGACTCAAGTTTTGACATGGATTTCGACAACACGCCGTTCATCGGCGTCGCCAGCCAGAGCCTGTCAAAGTCGATCATCACGTATTACGGTATCGAGAATCATTCCCGCTGGGTCTTTACTCCGCTGTTTCGGGGTTCCGGCCGCAACGTCACACAATCTCCGCAAACCATCAGGAACCCGCCGGTACGAGAGTAG
- a CDS encoding GGDEF domain-containing protein: MKDSEIIRRDIRPSLVFLSGELIAVPIPLEREEVILGRAIEADVRVNDFLVSRKHARIEATPSDSRVAMEYILHDLDSRNGTFLNGRRIRREKLENGDKITVGETILRFDLLDEIDREYQRQIHRLISHDDLTGLLSSRSFFSELRREAGRAKAEGRPFCVLMMDGDNFKSVNDTYGHLTGSKTIEEIGFSIMTNLRTGDAAARFGGDEFAAFLLDADLPQGLVAAERIRTSIEEYPFSVIRTGKERESHKITVSIGVASFPEDSSDPIELVEMADSALYRAKHGGRNRVAAYRDISDEEMKRDLPPRRA, encoded by the coding sequence ATGAAAGATTCCGAGATAATCCGCAGAGACATCCGGCCGTCGCTTGTTTTTTTAAGCGGTGAGCTGATCGCCGTGCCGATCCCGCTTGAACGTGAAGAGGTGATCCTCGGGCGGGCGATCGAGGCGGACGTCCGCGTCAATGATTTTCTTGTTTCGCGAAAGCATGCTCGGATCGAGGCAACACCCAGCGACTCAAGGGTCGCTATGGAATACATACTCCACGACCTTGATTCGCGGAACGGCACTTTTCTGAACGGCCGCCGCATCCGCCGCGAAAAGCTCGAGAACGGCGACAAGATCACGGTCGGCGAGACGATATTGCGGTTTGACCTGCTCGACGAGATCGACAGAGAGTATCAGCGGCAGATCCACAGGCTGATCTCGCACGATGACCTGACAGGCCTGCTCTCGAGCCGGTCGTTCTTTTCCGAACTGCGTCGCGAGGCCGGCCGTGCAAAGGCCGAGGGCCGCCCGTTCTGCGTACTGATGATGGACGGCGACAATTTTAAGAGCGTAAACGACACCTACGGCCATCTGACCGGCAGCAAGACGATTGAAGAGATCGGTTTTTCGATCATGACGAATCTGCGCACCGGCGACGCTGCGGCGCGTTTCGGCGGCGATGAATTCGCTGCATTTCTGCTCGATGCGGATCTGCCGCAGGGCCTTGTTGCCGCTGAGCGGATACGCACGTCGATAGAAGAATATCCTTTCAGCGTGATCCGCACGGGAAAAGAGCGCGAATCGCACAAGATCACGGTCAGCATCGGCGTCGCATCGTTTCCCGAAGACTCATCGGATCCCATAGAGCTTGTGGAAATGGCGGATTCGGCACTTTATCGTGCAAAACACGGCGGCCGAAACCGCGTTGCCGCCTACCGGGACATCTCTGACGAAGAAATGAAGCGCGACCTGCCGCCCAGACGCGCCTGA
- a CDS encoding Hsp20/alpha crystallin family protein, with amino-acid sequence MEDKAMNIIRHDPFRELRSLQDEMNRLFAGVAPAADREEMFGGNWAPKVDIWEDKDHLVLEAELPGMTRDDFELSFENNVLTLKGERKFEKKTEEGNYYRVERSYGSFTRSFTLPQTVTPDGAAAEFNNGVLHVTLPKREETKARKIEVIGGDAEPKTIEAKTAGA; translated from the coding sequence ATGGAGGATAAAGCAATGAACATCATCAGACATGATCCATTTCGCGAACTTCGCAGCCTGCAGGACGAAATGAACAGGCTGTTTGCCGGGGTAGCTCCTGCGGCTGATCGCGAAGAAATGTTCGGCGGCAACTGGGCGCCGAAGGTCGATATTTGGGAAGACAAGGACCATCTGGTCCTCGAGGCAGAACTTCCGGGCATGACCCGCGACGATTTCGAGCTGTCATTCGAGAACAATGTGCTGACGCTTAAGGGCGAGCGCAAGTTCGAGAAGAAAACGGAAGAGGGCAACTACTACCGCGTTGAAAGGTCCTATGGATCCTTCACAAGGTCGTTCACTCTGCCGCAGACGGTGACGCCGGACGGCGCGGCTGCCGAGTTCAACAACGGCGTGCTGCACGTTACTCTTCCGAAACGTGAGGAGACAAAAGCACGTAAGATCGAGGTCATTGGCGGCGACGCCGAACCGAAGACCATCGAGGCCAAGACGGCCGGTGCCTAA